A window of Pristiophorus japonicus isolate sPriJap1 unplaced genomic scaffold, sPriJap1.hap1 HAP1_SCAFFOLD_483, whole genome shotgun sequence contains these coding sequences:
- the LOC139253254 gene encoding probable G-protein coupled receptor 139, translated as MHEPVTGQVYAIYYPILAAVGIPVNMLAIVILSRGKCGLSKCITCYLVAMAAADLLVVITGVILNRIIDIYFPGNYLSLTLVCRTKTALVYATRDFSVWLTVAFTFDRFIAICWQKLKNYYCTKNTAAAIVGMVLTLSCLKNIPWYFVYEPLYIINDLPWYCRIRSVFYTSPLWLAFSYFGCIATPFLPFIVILLLNALTVRYILVASRVRRVLRGNPGSENNPDPEMENRRKSSILLFSISGNFILLWLTYTIHYLYYRITNTYSYTGYNDPVYILQETGFMLLLLSCCTNTFIYAVTQSKFREEVKNMVKYPANEIVRFLAQ; from the exons ATGCATGAGCCAGTGACTGGTCAGGTGTATGCAATTTACTATCCAATTCTAGCCGCCGTCGGTATCCCAG TTAACAtgctggcgattgtgatcctgtcccggggaaagtgcggactCTCTAAATGCATTAcctgctacctggtggccatggcagcagcggATCTGCTGGTTGTTATCACTGGGGTTATACTCAATCGGATCATCGACATTTACTTTCCCGGAAATTACCTGTCGCTCACTCTGGTATGTCGGACCAAAACCGCCCTCGTTTATGCAACCAGAGACTTTTCTGTCTGGTTAACTGTTGCCTTCACTTTTGACCGCTTTATAGccatttgttggcagaagctgaaaaACTATTATTGCACCAAGAACACAGCAGCTGCGATTGTGGGCATGGTGCTCACTCTGAGCTGTTTAAAAAACATCCCCTGGTACTTTGTGTATGAACCTCTGTATATAATTAACGATTTGCCCTGGTACTGCCGGATAAGGTCAGTCTTTTATACCTCACCCCTTTGGCTAGCATTTTCTTACTTCGGATGCATAGCCACTCCTTTTCTGCCATTTATCGTCATTCTGCTACTCAATGCTCTGACCGTGAGATACATATTAGtggccagcagagtccgcagggTATTGCGGGGCAACCCAGGCTCTGAAAACAATCCCGACCCTGAGATGGAGAACAGGAGAAAATCCAGCATTTTACTCTTCAGTATCTCTGGCAATTTTATACTGTTATGGCTGACGTACACGATCCACTACTTGTATTATCGGATTACTAATACCTATTCTTACACCGGTTACAATGACCCGGTTTATATCCTTCAAGAAACCGGATTTATGCTCCTGCTTTTGAGCTGTTGCACAAACACCTTTATTTATGCAGTGACACAGAGTAAATTCAGGGAGGAGGTAAAGAATATGGTGAAATATCCAGCGAATGAGATTGTCAGGTTTCTAGCTCAGTAG